In a single window of the Anguilla rostrata isolate EN2019 chromosome 4, ASM1855537v3, whole genome shotgun sequence genome:
- the arhgap28 gene encoding rho GTPase-activating protein 28 isoform X2, whose product MHRKVRYQGSKRMSSPEAPCPPPADCSWEAHKSLDRSSMEDYWSEMKSIEEDGHGVPEEPLERSSSDEAELEEAWLQEAGLSTLMSGGPGDGPAEALLSTLTRKQGALVRKRLDNYTQTLRKRNKQPIRHVRDVFSTPDPGFSQEQVVPISPNAHIRPKMPLWKPVEGDCRKPDCGPLRETLPFEVPYSEGVTCHRKGRDCHDCHRIRRDDLTTFQPPQPRLGLTRVRDLSSEDMKKIAYFSLIELSTFYDSLGIELKRNRSTRNKGRDTGVFGVPLTTLLENDRKMYPGCKVPVVFRRLLSKLEQTGLQAEGILRVPGSAARVKHLRQELDSRFYERRFDWEQVRHNDAAGLLKMFIRELPCPLLTQQHLPAFTAVQNIFPSRHQIQALHLLIMLLPEPNRDTLKALLEFLRKVVANEEKNRMSLSNVSMIVAPNLFISRGKSAKLEDMEGAAGTAHLVRLLITQQDLLWTVPCFLISNVRKMNEASTSKKTPTSEKTKRKLLRRWNTERDKAEKSEVSDLRDGVIRVHAPLHAKVSMAIQLESETKAKHVMAHFDCDRRTSRSSSRRQRPYMFEVGGNIGERCLDPETYLLELYRLNPTCEWIVKPRIT is encoded by the exons GAAAGTGCGTTACCAGGGGTCAAAGAGGATGTCCTCTCCAGAGGCGCCATGCCCGCCCCCGGCGGACTGCTCGTGGGAGGCTCACAAGTCCTTGGACCGCAGCTCCATGGAAGACTACTGGAGTGAGATGAAGAGCATTGAAGAGGATGGACACGGCGTGCCGGAGGAGCCGCTGGAGAGGAGCAGCAGCGACG AGGCGGAGCTTGAGGAGGCGTGGCTTCAGGAGGCGGGACTCTCCACCCTTATGTCCGGGGGGCCCGGGGACGGCCCCGCCGAGGCCCTCCTCTCAACCCTCACGCGGAAGCAGGGGGCTCTGGTCAGGAAGCGCCTGGACAACTACACCCAGACCCTGCGCAAGAGGaacaagcagccaatcagacacgTCCGCGACGTCTTCTCCACCCCCGAC CCCGGTTTTTCTCAGGAACAGGTCGTCCCCATCTCCCCGAATGCTCACATCCGTCCTAAGATGCCCCTCTGGAAGCCAGTGGAAG GAGATTGCCGAAAACCTGACTGCGGCCCATTACGGGAGACGCTGCCATTTGAGGTGCCCTACTCAGAGGGAGTCACCTGCCACAGGAAAGGCAGAGACTGCCACGACTGCCACAGGATCAGGAGAGATGACCTGACA ACATTTCAGCCCCCACAGCCAAGACTGGGACTGACAAGAGTGCGAGACCTGTCATCAGAAGACATGAAGAAGATCGCGTACTTCTCTCTTATTGAGCTCAGCACGTTTTATGACTCCCTGGGGATTGAGCTGAAACGGAACCGGTCGACACGCAACAAGGGCCGAG ATACCGGCGTCTTCGGAGTTCCCCTCACTACACTACTGGAAAATGACCGGAAGATGTATCCCGGTTGCAAAGTCCCTGTCGTCTTCAGAAGG CTGTTGTCTAAATTGGAGCAGACGGGACTGCAAGCAGAGGGCATTCTGAGAGTGCCTGGCTCGGCTGCAAGGGTCAAG CACCTCCGGCAGGAGCTGGACTCCAGATTCTACGAGCGGCGGTTTGACTGGGAGCAGGTCCGACACAACGACGCGGCCGGCCTGCTCAAGATGTTCATCCGAGAgctgccctgccccctgctgaccCAGCAGCACCTCCCGGCCTTCACTGCTGTGCAGA ATATCTTCCCGTCCAGACATCAGATCCAGGCCCTGCACCTGCTCATCATGCTGCTACCGGAGCCCAACAGGGACACCCTGAAG GCTCTGCTGGAGTTCCTCAGGAAGGTGGTGGCCAACGAAGAGAAGAACCGCATGAGCCTGTCGAACGTCTCCATGATCGTGGCGCCGAACCTCTTCATCTCCCGTGGCAAGAGTGCCAAGCTGGAGGACATGGAGGGGGCCGCGGGCACAGCCCACCTGGTTCGCCTCCTCATCACCCAACAGGACCTGCTGTGGACG gtccCCTGCTTTCTGATCTCCAATGTGAGGAAGATGAACGAGGCATCCACGAGCAAGAAGACCCCCACCTCTGAGAAGACCAAGAGAAAACTGCTGCGGAGGTGGAACACCGAGCGTGACAAAGCGGAGAAAAGTGAG GTCTCTGACCTTCGTGATGGGGTCATTCGAGTCCATGCACCCCTGCATGCAAAAGTCTCCATGGCGATCCAGCTGGAGAGTGAGACGAAAGCCAAGCATGTCATGGCTCACTTCGACTGTGATAGGAG aaCTTCTCGCAGTTCCAGCAGAAGACAGCGGCCATATATGTTTGAGGTTGGAGGAAACATAG GTGAGCGCTGCTTGGATCCCGAGACATATCTTTTAGAATTATACCGCCTGAATCCCACCTGTGAATGGATCGTCAAACCAAGAATAACCTAG
- the arhgap28 gene encoding rho GTPase-activating protein 28 isoform X3 produces MSSPEAPCPPPADCSWEAHKSLDRSSMEDYWSEMKSIEEDGHGVPEEPLERSSSDEAELEEAWLQEAGLSTLMSGGPGDGPAEALLSTLTRKQGALVRKRLDNYTQTLRKRNKQPIRHVRDVFSTPDPGFSQEQVVPISPNAHIRPKMPLWKPVEGDCRKPDCGPLRETLPFEVPYSEGVTCHRKGRDCHDCHRIRRDDLTTFQPPQPRLGLTRVRDLSSEDMKKIAYFSLIELSTFYDSLGIELKRNRSTRNKGRDTGVFGVPLTTLLENDRKMYPGCKVPVVFRRLLSKLEQTGLQAEGILRVPGSAARVKHLRQELDSRFYERRFDWEQVRHNDAAGLLKMFIRELPCPLLTQQHLPAFTAVQNIFPSRHQIQALHLLIMLLPEPNRDTLKALLEFLRKVVANEEKNRMSLSNVSMIVAPNLFISRGKSAKLEDMEGAAGTAHLVRLLITQQDLLWTVPCFLISNVRKMNEASTSKKTPTSEKTKRKLLRRWNTERDKAEKSEVSDLRDGVIRVHAPLHAKVSMAIQLESETKAKHVMAHFDCDRRTSRSSSRRQRPYMFEVGGNIGERCLDPETYLLELYRLNPTCEWIVKPRIT; encoded by the exons ATGTCCTCTCCAGAGGCGCCATGCCCGCCCCCGGCGGACTGCTCGTGGGAGGCTCACAAGTCCTTGGACCGCAGCTCCATGGAAGACTACTGGAGTGAGATGAAGAGCATTGAAGAGGATGGACACGGCGTGCCGGAGGAGCCGCTGGAGAGGAGCAGCAGCGACG AGGCGGAGCTTGAGGAGGCGTGGCTTCAGGAGGCGGGACTCTCCACCCTTATGTCCGGGGGGCCCGGGGACGGCCCCGCCGAGGCCCTCCTCTCAACCCTCACGCGGAAGCAGGGGGCTCTGGTCAGGAAGCGCCTGGACAACTACACCCAGACCCTGCGCAAGAGGaacaagcagccaatcagacacgTCCGCGACGTCTTCTCCACCCCCGAC CCCGGTTTTTCTCAGGAACAGGTCGTCCCCATCTCCCCGAATGCTCACATCCGTCCTAAGATGCCCCTCTGGAAGCCAGTGGAAG GAGATTGCCGAAAACCTGACTGCGGCCCATTACGGGAGACGCTGCCATTTGAGGTGCCCTACTCAGAGGGAGTCACCTGCCACAGGAAAGGCAGAGACTGCCACGACTGCCACAGGATCAGGAGAGATGACCTGACA ACATTTCAGCCCCCACAGCCAAGACTGGGACTGACAAGAGTGCGAGACCTGTCATCAGAAGACATGAAGAAGATCGCGTACTTCTCTCTTATTGAGCTCAGCACGTTTTATGACTCCCTGGGGATTGAGCTGAAACGGAACCGGTCGACACGCAACAAGGGCCGAG ATACCGGCGTCTTCGGAGTTCCCCTCACTACACTACTGGAAAATGACCGGAAGATGTATCCCGGTTGCAAAGTCCCTGTCGTCTTCAGAAGG CTGTTGTCTAAATTGGAGCAGACGGGACTGCAAGCAGAGGGCATTCTGAGAGTGCCTGGCTCGGCTGCAAGGGTCAAG CACCTCCGGCAGGAGCTGGACTCCAGATTCTACGAGCGGCGGTTTGACTGGGAGCAGGTCCGACACAACGACGCGGCCGGCCTGCTCAAGATGTTCATCCGAGAgctgccctgccccctgctgaccCAGCAGCACCTCCCGGCCTTCACTGCTGTGCAGA ATATCTTCCCGTCCAGACATCAGATCCAGGCCCTGCACCTGCTCATCATGCTGCTACCGGAGCCCAACAGGGACACCCTGAAG GCTCTGCTGGAGTTCCTCAGGAAGGTGGTGGCCAACGAAGAGAAGAACCGCATGAGCCTGTCGAACGTCTCCATGATCGTGGCGCCGAACCTCTTCATCTCCCGTGGCAAGAGTGCCAAGCTGGAGGACATGGAGGGGGCCGCGGGCACAGCCCACCTGGTTCGCCTCCTCATCACCCAACAGGACCTGCTGTGGACG gtccCCTGCTTTCTGATCTCCAATGTGAGGAAGATGAACGAGGCATCCACGAGCAAGAAGACCCCCACCTCTGAGAAGACCAAGAGAAAACTGCTGCGGAGGTGGAACACCGAGCGTGACAAAGCGGAGAAAAGTGAG GTCTCTGACCTTCGTGATGGGGTCATTCGAGTCCATGCACCCCTGCATGCAAAAGTCTCCATGGCGATCCAGCTGGAGAGTGAGACGAAAGCCAAGCATGTCATGGCTCACTTCGACTGTGATAGGAG aaCTTCTCGCAGTTCCAGCAGAAGACAGCGGCCATATATGTTTGAGGTTGGAGGAAACATAG GTGAGCGCTGCTTGGATCCCGAGACATATCTTTTAGAATTATACCGCCTGAATCCCACCTGTGAATGGATCGTCAAACCAAGAATAACCTAG
- the arhgap28 gene encoding rho GTPase-activating protein 28 isoform X1, whose translation MEMKDSGSVILTAYHSYSPPRIQLVEDGFAQPLFPVHSPLNRKVRYQGSKRMSSPEAPCPPPADCSWEAHKSLDRSSMEDYWSEMKSIEEDGHGVPEEPLERSSSDEAELEEAWLQEAGLSTLMSGGPGDGPAEALLSTLTRKQGALVRKRLDNYTQTLRKRNKQPIRHVRDVFSTPDPGFSQEQVVPISPNAHIRPKMPLWKPVEGDCRKPDCGPLRETLPFEVPYSEGVTCHRKGRDCHDCHRIRRDDLTTFQPPQPRLGLTRVRDLSSEDMKKIAYFSLIELSTFYDSLGIELKRNRSTRNKGRDTGVFGVPLTTLLENDRKMYPGCKVPVVFRRLLSKLEQTGLQAEGILRVPGSAARVKHLRQELDSRFYERRFDWEQVRHNDAAGLLKMFIRELPCPLLTQQHLPAFTAVQNIFPSRHQIQALHLLIMLLPEPNRDTLKALLEFLRKVVANEEKNRMSLSNVSMIVAPNLFISRGKSAKLEDMEGAAGTAHLVRLLITQQDLLWTVPCFLISNVRKMNEASTSKKTPTSEKTKRKLLRRWNTERDKAEKSEVSDLRDGVIRVHAPLHAKVSMAIQLESETKAKHVMAHFDCDRRTSRSSSRRQRPYMFEVGGNIGERCLDPETYLLELYRLNPTCEWIVKPRIT comes from the exons GAAAGTGCGTTACCAGGGGTCAAAGAGGATGTCCTCTCCAGAGGCGCCATGCCCGCCCCCGGCGGACTGCTCGTGGGAGGCTCACAAGTCCTTGGACCGCAGCTCCATGGAAGACTACTGGAGTGAGATGAAGAGCATTGAAGAGGATGGACACGGCGTGCCGGAGGAGCCGCTGGAGAGGAGCAGCAGCGACG AGGCGGAGCTTGAGGAGGCGTGGCTTCAGGAGGCGGGACTCTCCACCCTTATGTCCGGGGGGCCCGGGGACGGCCCCGCCGAGGCCCTCCTCTCAACCCTCACGCGGAAGCAGGGGGCTCTGGTCAGGAAGCGCCTGGACAACTACACCCAGACCCTGCGCAAGAGGaacaagcagccaatcagacacgTCCGCGACGTCTTCTCCACCCCCGAC CCCGGTTTTTCTCAGGAACAGGTCGTCCCCATCTCCCCGAATGCTCACATCCGTCCTAAGATGCCCCTCTGGAAGCCAGTGGAAG GAGATTGCCGAAAACCTGACTGCGGCCCATTACGGGAGACGCTGCCATTTGAGGTGCCCTACTCAGAGGGAGTCACCTGCCACAGGAAAGGCAGAGACTGCCACGACTGCCACAGGATCAGGAGAGATGACCTGACA ACATTTCAGCCCCCACAGCCAAGACTGGGACTGACAAGAGTGCGAGACCTGTCATCAGAAGACATGAAGAAGATCGCGTACTTCTCTCTTATTGAGCTCAGCACGTTTTATGACTCCCTGGGGATTGAGCTGAAACGGAACCGGTCGACACGCAACAAGGGCCGAG ATACCGGCGTCTTCGGAGTTCCCCTCACTACACTACTGGAAAATGACCGGAAGATGTATCCCGGTTGCAAAGTCCCTGTCGTCTTCAGAAGG CTGTTGTCTAAATTGGAGCAGACGGGACTGCAAGCAGAGGGCATTCTGAGAGTGCCTGGCTCGGCTGCAAGGGTCAAG CACCTCCGGCAGGAGCTGGACTCCAGATTCTACGAGCGGCGGTTTGACTGGGAGCAGGTCCGACACAACGACGCGGCCGGCCTGCTCAAGATGTTCATCCGAGAgctgccctgccccctgctgaccCAGCAGCACCTCCCGGCCTTCACTGCTGTGCAGA ATATCTTCCCGTCCAGACATCAGATCCAGGCCCTGCACCTGCTCATCATGCTGCTACCGGAGCCCAACAGGGACACCCTGAAG GCTCTGCTGGAGTTCCTCAGGAAGGTGGTGGCCAACGAAGAGAAGAACCGCATGAGCCTGTCGAACGTCTCCATGATCGTGGCGCCGAACCTCTTCATCTCCCGTGGCAAGAGTGCCAAGCTGGAGGACATGGAGGGGGCCGCGGGCACAGCCCACCTGGTTCGCCTCCTCATCACCCAACAGGACCTGCTGTGGACG gtccCCTGCTTTCTGATCTCCAATGTGAGGAAGATGAACGAGGCATCCACGAGCAAGAAGACCCCCACCTCTGAGAAGACCAAGAGAAAACTGCTGCGGAGGTGGAACACCGAGCGTGACAAAGCGGAGAAAAGTGAG GTCTCTGACCTTCGTGATGGGGTCATTCGAGTCCATGCACCCCTGCATGCAAAAGTCTCCATGGCGATCCAGCTGGAGAGTGAGACGAAAGCCAAGCATGTCATGGCTCACTTCGACTGTGATAGGAG aaCTTCTCGCAGTTCCAGCAGAAGACAGCGGCCATATATGTTTGAGGTTGGAGGAAACATAG GTGAGCGCTGCTTGGATCCCGAGACATATCTTTTAGAATTATACCGCCTGAATCCCACCTGTGAATGGATCGTCAAACCAAGAATAACCTAG